The Budorcas taxicolor isolate Tak-1 chromosome 18, Takin1.1, whole genome shotgun sequence genome window below encodes:
- the ZNF574 gene encoding zinc finger protein 574 — protein sequence MTEESEETVLYIEHRYVCSECNQLYGSLEEVLMHQNSHVPQQHFELVGVADPGVTVAAEAASGTGLYQTLVQESQYQCLECGQLLMSPSQLLEHQELHLKMMAPQEAVPAEPAPKAPALSSSTIHYECVDCKALFASQELWLNHRQTHLRATPTKPPTPVVLGSPVVVGSPVGQTRVAVEHSYRKAEEGGEGAAVPSAAATTTEVVTEVELLLYKCSECSQLFQLPADFLEHQATHFPAPAPESEEPILQQETLTPAPVEVPVSQPEPVPSSDHSYELRNGEALGRDRRGRRARRNNSGEPGGAATQELFCSACDQLFLSPHQLQQHLRSHREGVFKCPLCSRVFPSPSSLDQHLGDHSSESHFLCVDCGLAFGTEALLLAHRRAHTPNPLHSCPCGKTFVNLTKFLYHRRTHGVGGVPLPTTPVPPEEPVLGFPEPAPAETGEPEAPEPPVAEESSAEPTAPGTYRCLLCSREFGKALQLTRHQRFVHRLERRHKCSICGKMFKKKSHVRNHLRTHTGERPFPCPDCSKPFNSPANLARHRLTHTGERPYRCGDCGKAFTQSSTLRQHRLVHAQHFPYRCQECGVRFHRPYRLLMHRYHHTGEYPYKCRECPRSFLLRRLLEVHQLVAHAGRQPHRCSSCGAAFPSSLRLREHRCAAAAAQAPRRFECGTCGKKVGSAARLQAHEAAHAAAGPGEVLAKEPPAPRAPRASRTPIASPPPLGSAAPATPAAPARRRGLECSECKKLFSTETSLQVHRRIHTGERPYPCPDCGKAFRQSTHLKDHRRLHTGERPFACEVCGKAFAISMRLAEHRRIHTGERPYSCPDCGKSYRSFSNLWKHRKTHQQQHQAAVRQQLAEAEAAVGLAVMETAVEALPLVEAIEIYPLAEAEGVQISG from the coding sequence ATGACTGAGGAGTCAGAGGAAACGGTCCTGTACATTGAGCACCGCTATGTCTGCTCCGAGTGCAACCAGCTCTAtggatccctggaggaggtgcTCATGCATCAGAACTCCCACGTGCCCCAGCAGCACTTTGAGCTCGTGGGTGTGGCTGACCCCGGAGTCACTGTGGCTGCAGAGGCAGCTTCTGGCACGGGCCTCTATCAGACCCTCGTCCAGGAGAGCCAGTACCAGTGCTTGGAGTGTGGGCAGCTGCTCATGTCACCCAGCCAGCTCCTGGAGCACCAGGAGCTGCACCTGAAGATGATGGCACCCCAGGAGGCAGTGCCAGCTGAGCCAGCACCCAAGGCACCTGCCCTGAGTTCCAGTACCATCCACTATGAGTGTGTGGATTGCAAGGCTCTCTTTGCCAGCCAGGAGCTCTGGCTGAACCACCGGCAGACACACCTCCGGGCCACTCCCACCAAGCCTCCAACTCCAGTTGTCCTGGGGTCCCCAGTTGTCGTGGGGTCCCCTGTGGGCCAGACCCGCGTGGCTGTGGAGCACTCATACCGCAAAGCAgaagagggtggggaaggggcagcTGTCCCGTCTGCTGCTGCCACCACCACTGAGGTGGTGACCGAGGTGGAGCTGCTCCTCTACAAGTGTTCGGAGTGCTCGCAGCTCTTCCAGCTGCCAGCCGACTTCCTGGAGCATCAGGCCACCCACTTCCCTGCTCCCGCCCCGGAGTCTGAGGAGCCCATCTTGCAGCAGGAGACTCTGACCCCAGCGCCGGTGGAGGTGCCTGTGTCTCAGCCTGAGCCCGTGCCCTCCTCTGACCACAGTTATGAGCTGCGCAACGGGGAAGCCCTCGGGCGCGATCGCCGGGGGCGCAGGGCGCGGAGGAACAACAGCGGAGAGCCAGGCGGGGCAGCCACCCAGGAGCTCTTTTGCTCAGCCTGTGACCAGCTCTTTCTCTCACCTCACCAGCTACAGCAGCACCTGCGGAGTCACCGGGAGGGTGTCTTCAAGTGCCCCCTGTGCAGTCGTGTCTTCCCCAGCCCTTCCAGTCTGGACCAGCACCTTGGAGACCACAGCAGTGAGTCTCATTTCCTGTGCGTGGACTGTGGCCTGGCCTTTGGCACAGAGGCCCTCCTCCTGGCCCACCGGCGAGCCCACACCCCCAATCCTCTGCATTCATGTCCGTGTGGAAAGACCTTTGTCAACCTCACCAAATTCCTTTATCACCGGCGTACCCACGGGGTTGGGGGTGTCCCTCTGCCTACAACACCAGTCCCCCCAGAGGAGCCCGTCCTTGGCTTTCCTGAGCCAGCCCCAGCAGAGACTGGAGAGCCGGAGGCCCCGGAGCCCCCCGTGGCCGAGGAGAGCTCAGCTGAGCCCACCGCCCCAGGCACCTACCGCTGCCTCCTCTGCAGTCGCGAGTTTGGCAAGGCGCTGCAGCTGACCCGGCACCAGCGTTTTGTGCACCGGCTGGAACGGCGCCATAAGTGTAGCATCTGCGGCAAGATGTTCAAGAAGAAGTCACACGTGCGTAACCACCTGCGCACGCACACGGGCGAGCGGCCCTTCCCCTGCCCGGACTGCTCCAAGCCCTTCAACTCGCCCGCCAACCTGGCCCGCCACCGCCTCACCCACACCGGTGAGCGGCCCTACCGCTGTGGGGACTGCGGCAAGGCCTTCACCCAGAGCTCCACGCTGCGGCAGCACCGGCTGGTGCATGCCCAGCACTTCCCATACCGCTGCCAGGAGTGCGGGGTGCGCTTCCACCGGCCCTACCGCCTGCTCATGCACCGCTACCACCACACGGGCGAGTACCCCTACAAGTGTCGCGAGTGCCCCCGCTCCTTCTTGCTGCGCCGGCTGCTGGAGGTGCACCAGCTGGTGGCCCACGCCGGGCGCCAGCCCCACCGCTGCTCGTCCTGTGGTGCTGCCTTCCCCTCCTCGCTGCGCCTGCGGGAGCACCGCTGTGCAGCTGCTGCCGCCCAGGCCCCGCGGCGCTTCGAGTGTGGCACGTGTGGCAAGAAGGTGGGCTCGGCCGCCCGGCTGCAGGCACACGAGGCTGCCCACGCAGCGGCTGGGCCAGGCGAGGTCCTGGCTAAGGAGCCCCCGGCCCCTCGGGCCCCACGGGCTTCGCGCACACCCATTGCCTCCCCGCCGCCCCTTGGGAGCGCGGCCCCCGCCACCCCTGCGGCCCCCGCCCGACGTCGCGGCCTGGAGTGCAGTGAGTGCAAGAAGCTGTTCAGCACAGAGACGTCGCTGCAGGTGCACCGGCGCATCCACACCGGCGAGCGGCCATACCCCTGCCCGGACTGTGGCAAGGCCTTCCGCCAGAGCACCCACCTGAAGGACCACCGCCGCCTGCACACCGGCGAGCGGCCGTTCGCCTGTGAAGTGTGTGGCAAGGCCTTCGCCATCTCCATGCGCTTGGCAGAACATCGCCGCATCCACACGGGTGAACGGCCCTACTCGTGCCCCGACTGTGGCAAGAGCTACCGCTCCTTCTCCAACCTGTGGAAGCACCGCAAGAcccaccagcagcagcaccaggcaGCTGTGCGGCAGCAGCTGGCAGAGGCTGAAGCCGCTGTCGGCCTGGCTGTGATGGAGACTGCAGTGGAGGCTCTGCCCCTGGTGGAGGCCATTGAGATCTACCCTCTGGCTGAGGCCGAGGGGGTCCAGATCAGTGGCTGA